In Synergistetes bacterium HGW-Synergistetes-1, one genomic interval encodes:
- the pbpC gene encoding penicillin-binding protein 1C → MKLRQYLSDTSKKDFRKVRKTWPLLLILVFVFLTAALSVPGEKITKWHWSTVVTDKRGAPLQGYLSKNEEWSLPVPLEEMGAWMPKVAVALEDRRFFSHPGVDGISLLRAMIQNMRAGKVISGGSTITTQLIRLSLPRKRTLRNKAAEFWQAIQLERLMTKREILELYLNKAPFGSNIRGIEAAARAWFSKPAKELSLSEAAILAGLLRGPALYRPDRHPERVLALRDRLLDRLEELGIAFPDEIRRAKLESVPAKRFAIPSSCREASAHAAAQGASPGLRDRYGRIRSSIDRRMQDIAEQELRLALSGLPSEITAAAVIVENETGLVRAYVGNMREEGDGPASWVDCGSSPRSPGSLLKPFAYALAFESGKLTPSSLLADTPMSMGQTAPRNFDRIYRGPVSARTALADSLNVPAVRVLRNIGPNRLLDLYRRLGFSGITKDAGWYGDSLVLGGCEVTLLETAGAYRTLATGGNAGLISWIEEAPSVEKRKIISSGAAALTIDILKDERRLMPLYRELFGEDGTVIAFKTGTSYGLRDAWTAAVTKPYTLVVWFGDPTGKPHQALVGIKTAAPPTVRIMRKITPPGTNWFEYPSEVKKGEVCPLSGSPRNSLCPRGVIDIFIEGLSSREPCRLHVMGDNGPEVRWPPEIELFLSDREIERTVSMIEITSPRNNASYIMGSGGGKILLNSKGGEGEIYWFVDGGLCPPAEGSGEVWWQMSEGKHKISAADAFGNSAHVWITVISGKVKEQEEELPILEEVE, encoded by the coding sequence ATGAAGCTCAGACAATACTTATCTGATACTTCGAAAAAAGACTTCCGTAAGGTCCGTAAAACGTGGCCCTTGCTGCTTATCCTTGTTTTTGTCTTTCTAACAGCGGCCCTTTCTGTTCCTGGTGAAAAAATAACAAAGTGGCACTGGTCAACAGTAGTTACAGATAAGCGGGGTGCGCCTCTTCAGGGATATCTTTCAAAAAACGAAGAGTGGTCCCTGCCTGTTCCATTGGAGGAAATGGGAGCGTGGATGCCAAAAGTGGCAGTTGCCCTTGAAGACAGGAGGTTTTTTTCTCATCCGGGAGTTGACGGAATATCCCTCTTGAGGGCGATGATCCAGAATATGAGGGCAGGGAAGGTAATATCCGGGGGCTCAACGATAACTACACAGCTGATAAGACTTTCTTTACCAAGGAAAAGGACACTCAGAAACAAGGCGGCAGAGTTCTGGCAGGCTATACAGCTGGAAAGACTGATGACGAAAAGAGAGATACTTGAGCTCTACCTCAACAAGGCTCCGTTCGGATCCAACATTAGGGGCATCGAAGCAGCCGCCAGGGCCTGGTTCAGCAAACCCGCCAAAGAACTATCCCTTTCGGAAGCGGCAATTCTTGCCGGATTACTGCGAGGTCCGGCATTATACCGCCCTGACAGACATCCTGAAAGGGTCCTGGCATTAAGGGACCGTCTTCTAGACAGACTTGAGGAGCTCGGTATCGCTTTCCCTGATGAGATCCGAAGGGCGAAGCTCGAATCTGTCCCGGCAAAGCGCTTTGCTATACCTTCTTCATGCAGGGAAGCTTCGGCGCATGCCGCAGCTCAGGGGGCTTCCCCCGGACTTCGTGACAGATACGGACGCATAAGATCTTCCATAGACAGAAGGATGCAGGATATTGCCGAACAGGAACTCAGACTCGCACTTTCGGGACTTCCCAGTGAGATCACGGCTGCAGCTGTTATAGTTGAGAACGAGACCGGCCTGGTCCGAGCCTATGTGGGTAATATGAGGGAAGAAGGAGACGGACCGGCATCCTGGGTCGATTGCGGCAGCTCGCCCCGTTCTCCCGGTTCCCTGCTCAAGCCATTCGCATATGCGCTTGCTTTTGAGTCAGGAAAACTTACCCCCTCATCCCTGCTTGCTGATACACCCATGTCGATGGGACAAACAGCGCCCCGCAACTTTGACAGGATTTACAGGGGACCGGTTTCGGCAAGAACAGCCCTTGCCGATTCCCTAAACGTTCCTGCAGTCAGAGTCCTCAGGAATATTGGACCAAACAGGCTCCTGGACCTTTATAGGAGGCTCGGTTTCAGCGGCATCACAAAGGATGCCGGGTGGTATGGAGACAGCCTGGTACTTGGCGGGTGTGAGGTGACCCTTTTAGAGACGGCAGGAGCATACCGGACTTTGGCAACCGGAGGGAACGCGGGTCTTATCAGCTGGATAGAAGAAGCCCCCTCGGTCGAAAAAAGAAAAATCATATCAAGCGGAGCCGCTGCTTTAACGATAGACATATTAAAGGACGAAAGGAGGCTTATGCCTCTTTACAGGGAACTTTTCGGCGAAGATGGTACGGTTATTGCCTTTAAGACCGGAACCTCGTATGGTTTACGCGATGCATGGACAGCCGCCGTTACAAAACCGTATACGCTTGTTGTCTGGTTTGGAGATCCGACCGGGAAACCCCACCAGGCGCTGGTCGGAATAAAGACAGCTGCGCCGCCGACCGTACGCATTATGAGAAAGATAACGCCTCCCGGCACAAACTGGTTTGAATATCCTTCTGAAGTAAAAAAGGGAGAGGTATGTCCCCTCTCCGGTTCTCCGCGCAATTCGCTCTGTCCGAGGGGAGTAATAGATATCTTTATTGAGGGTCTCTCTTCAAGAGAACCCTGCAGGCTTCACGTAATGGGTGATAACGGGCCGGAGGTGAGGTGGCCTCCTGAAATCGAGCTTTTCCTCTCGGACAGGGAAATTGAGCGGACAGTTTCCATGATAGAGATAACATCGCCCAGGAATAATGCGTCCTACATAATGGGAAGCGGAGGAGGAAAAATACTTCTGAACTCAAAAGGCGGCGAGGGAGAAATCTATTGGTTTGTTGACGGAGGGCTCTGTCCTCCCGCAGAAGGTTCAGGGGAGGTCTGGTGGCAAATGAGTGAAGGCAAGCATAAGATCTCTGCTGCTGACGCATTTGGTAATTCTGCCCATGTATGGATAACGGTGATATCAGGGAAGGTAAAAGAGCAGGAGGAAGAATTACCGATCCTTGAAGAAGTTGAATAA
- a CDS encoding thymidylate synthase, producing MAPAKEINVELTVKRSRFIGSVRIALDPDEASEKLKGFAEIFPKANHHCWAYRIGTENILEHCSDAGEPAGTAGRPILGMLKRHSLQNTLLVVTRYFGGIKLGVRGLIEAYGEVAELAVTEAGTVEMELNLQLDLSCSYEYSKTLSSSLKKWGFGEDRVSALYGENVEMKLYVPCSSKAEIAPSLEEMFLRGMLQKLEWGKSAVPIVRH from the coding sequence ATAGCTCCGGCAAAGGAGATCAACGTTGAGCTGACTGTCAAAAGGTCACGTTTTATTGGATCTGTGCGTATAGCTTTAGACCCGGATGAGGCCTCAGAAAAGTTAAAAGGTTTTGCCGAAATATTTCCCAAGGCGAATCATCATTGCTGGGCTTACAGGATCGGGACAGAAAACATACTGGAACACTGTTCTGATGCCGGAGAGCCTGCCGGTACAGCGGGGCGGCCGATTTTAGGGATGCTCAAGAGGCATTCCCTTCAAAACACCCTTCTCGTGGTCACTCGTTATTTCGGCGGGATCAAACTCGGGGTAAGGGGACTCATAGAGGCTTACGGCGAGGTAGCCGAACTTGCCGTCACAGAGGCAGGTACTGTCGAAATGGAGCTTAACCTTCAGCTTGATCTCTCCTGCAGCTACGAATACTCAAAAACCCTCTCCTCTTCGCTGAAAAAATGGGGTTTCGGGGAAGACAGGGTCTCCGCCCTGTACGGGGAAAACGTTGAGATGAAACTATATGTTCCATGTTCTTCAAAAGCAGAGATAGCCCCCTCGCTTGAAGAGATGTTTTTAAGGGGCATGCTTCAAAAACTCGAATGGGGAAAGAGTGCTGTACCAATAGTCAGGCACTGA
- a CDS encoding HIT family hydrolase, giving the protein MENKIFAPWRMAYILSNSDDNEQKEPGCIFCEFPKMNDDEKNLILHRGKECFVILNAFPYNPGHLMVVPYRHTADLPGLTPSELSEMMSLCQTSHRVITEVMKPHGFNMGMNLGKVAGAGIDQHLHMHVVPRWNGDTNFMPVLGEVRVVSEALNSTWKRLREKWPE; this is encoded by the coding sequence ATGGAGAACAAGATATTCGCTCCCTGGAGGATGGCCTACATCCTATCAAATTCAGACGACAACGAACAAAAGGAACCCGGATGCATATTTTGTGAATTTCCAAAAATGAACGATGACGAAAAGAACCTCATACTCCACCGGGGCAAAGAATGCTTCGTCATACTTAACGCGTTCCCCTACAATCCGGGACACCTGATGGTAGTCCCATACCGTCATACAGCGGATTTACCGGGTCTGACCCCCTCAGAACTTTCAGAGATGATGTCACTGTGCCAGACATCCCACAGGGTCATCACCGAAGTAATGAAACCCCACGGGTTCAACATGGGAATGAATCTGGGAAAAGTTGCAGGTGCAGGGATAGACCAGCATCTCCACATGCACGTGGTACCGCGCTGGAACGGTGACACAAACTTCATGCCCGTCCTGGGGGAGGTCCGCGTAGTATCAGAGGCCCTTAATTCAACCTGGAAAAGGCTCAGGGAAAAGTGGCCGGAGTAG